CTAAAAGGAGTGAAAAAAAGAAAATAAAAGGTAGATTAATCCTAACTTTAATAATTATTGGTTTTATTTATTACCTTTTTTTTGGAACATATGGATTTGTGAACATTGGAAAATTAAAAATCCAGGAGAAAAGGTTAAGGAAGGAAAAAGAAAAACTTATTAAAAAAGAAGAAGCTCTTATAGATTCACTAAGAAAAATAAAAGAAGATAATTTTTTTCTGGAGAAAGAAGCACGAGAAAAACTTGGGATGATAAAAGAAGGTGATACTGTAATAATATTCAAAGAAGAACAAATAATCAAATGATTGGAACAGATATAGTTAAAGTAGATAAAATAAAGAAAATAATAAATCATTGGGGAGACAAATTCATAAATAGAATCTTTACTCTGGAAGAAAAAAAATATTGTGAAAATAAAAGTGATAAATTTCAATGCTATGCAGGAAGATTTGCAGTGAAAGAATCCTTTTATAAAGCAAAAAATCACCCTTACGGATGGAAAGCAATAGAGATAATAAATCAAAAAAAACCCATATTAAAAATATTAAACGAAAAATTAAAAAAAGATTTAAAAGATTTCAGGATTCACTTTTCTCTCTCCCACACAGATGAAGTTGCAATTGCAGTGGTTTTATTAGAAAAACAAAAAATCAGATAGGGAGTTGACAATCTCTTACATCTTTATTATTTTATATATAAAAGGGCGATTAGCTCAGGGGTTTAGAGCGTTTGCGTGACATGCAAAAGGTCAGTGGTTCAAATCCACTATCGCCCATTTAATTTAGAATGAAAAATATTAAATTTTCAATAATATATATAGATGAATGAAACTAAAAATAGAACTTTGCATAGAAGCTAAGGAATTTTCTACCTTAGAAGTAGAAAAAGGGATGCCTTTAAAGGAGATACTTAAAGATAAGAACCCTTCTATTTTTGATAAATTTGCAGGAGCTTTAAAAAAGGGGGTTTTTTTAGATTTTCATACCCCTTTAGAAGAGGGAGGCAAATATATTCTTGTTCCATATAACAGCGAAGAAGCATACCCTGCTTATTGGCATACAACTTCCCACATAATGGCTCAAGCTGTAAAAAGATTATATAAGGATACAACTTTAGCTATTGGACCAGCAATTGAAGAAGGATTTTATTATGATATAGAAAAGAAAACCCCTTTTTTAGATAAAGACTTAGAAGAAATATCTAAGGAGATGAAAAAAATAATTGAGAGTGATTTACCTATTGAATATAGAAAAATAAGCAAAGAAGAAGCAAAGAAGCTCTTCTCCGATAACAAGTTTAAACTCGAACTTATTGAGGAAATAGAAGACAAAGAAGTTTCTATCTACTCTCAAGGAGAATTCATTGATCTTTGCAAAGGTCCACATTTATATTCAACAGGAAAAGTTAAATCATTTAAGCTACTCTCTACATCCGCTTCCTATTGGAAAGGAGATGAAAAAAGAGAATCTCTTCAACGTATTTACGGAATTTCATATCCACAAGAAGAAAAATTAAAAGATTACATAAAAAGATATGAAGAAGCAAAAGAAAGAGATCATAGAAAACTTGGAAAACAATTAGATTTATTTAATATTTACGAAGAAATAGGCTCTGGTCTTGTTCTTTGGCACCCAAATGGAGCTATTATTAGAGAGGAAATGGAAAAATTTTGGAAAAAAGAACATTTAAAAAGAAATTATCAAATAGTAATAACTCCTCATATAGCAAAAGCTGATTTATGGAGAACATCAGGGCATTTTGATTATTATCTTGAAAATATGTACGTCTTCAATAAGGATAATGAAGAATACGTAATAAAACCTATGAATTGCCCCTATCACATCTTGATTTATAAAAAGCAAAAAAGAAGTTATCGAGAACTTCCTCTTAGGCTTGCAGAACTGGGAACAGTCTACAGGTATGAAAGATCTGGAGTCCTCCATGGAATGCTTCGAGTGCGAGGCTTCACCCAAGATGATGCCCATATTTTCTGTAGAGAAGAACAGGTTGAAGAAGAAATCGGCAATGTTTTTGATTTTGCAATGGA
This window of the candidate division WOR-3 bacterium genome carries:
- a CDS encoding septum formation initiator family protein; translated protein: MLQNLRGFSKRSEKKKIKGRLILTLIIIGFIYYLFFGTYGFVNIGKLKIQEKRLRKEKEKLIKKEEALIDSLRKIKEDNFFLEKEAREKLGMIKEGDTVIIFKEEQIIK
- the acpS gene encoding holo-ACP synthase — translated: MIGTDIVKVDKIKKIINHWGDKFINRIFTLEEKKYCENKSDKFQCYAGRFAVKESFYKAKNHPYGWKAIEIINQKKPILKILNEKLKKDLKDFRIHFSLSHTDEVAIAVVLLEKQKIR
- the thrS gene encoding threonine--tRNA ligase; this translates as MKLKIELCIEAKEFSTLEVEKGMPLKEILKDKNPSIFDKFAGALKKGVFLDFHTPLEEGGKYILVPYNSEEAYPAYWHTTSHIMAQAVKRLYKDTTLAIGPAIEEGFYYDIEKKTPFLDKDLEEISKEMKKIIESDLPIEYRKISKEEAKKLFSDNKFKLELIEEIEDKEVSIYSQGEFIDLCKGPHLYSTGKVKSFKLLSTSASYWKGDEKRESLQRIYGISYPQEEKLKDYIKRYEEAKERDHRKLGKQLDLFNIYEEIGSGLVLWHPNGAIIREEMEKFWKKEHLKRNYQIVITPHIAKADLWRTSGHFDYYLENMYVFNKDNEEYVIKPMNCPYHILIYKKQKRSYRELPLRLAELGTVYRYERSGVLHGMLRVRGFTQDDAHIFCREEQVEEEIGNVFDFAMEVMETFGYQDFDIHLSVRDPMHKEKYAGEDEEWDKAESALISTLKKRDIKYKRDEGEAVFYGPKIDVKIKDAIGRKWQGPTIQFDFNLPRRFKATYIGEDGNEHMVYMIHRALFGSFERFVGGLIEHYKGNFPTWLAPVQVSLLPITDEHLDFSRKVFNILKENEIRVELDIRNEKLTKKIHDAEIKKIPYMFIIGKKEVESNMVSVRSHSRGDLGRFLLEDIIFKIKEEIKNRR